AAAACTTCCCTTTGAAGAACATTTGAAAAATTATTCTAATTATGAATCTATCATAATATTCTCTGATTTTATAACTCTTTATGGAGATATTAAAAGCACTGATTTGCCTGAGGGAGCACTTGTAAGCAAAAATTATTGTTCGTACTCTTTTACTTTTAATAAATATAGAAAAATTGATGATTTCAATTACTCTGAACAATTTGTAGAAATAGAAAGCGATGAACTTTCATCCATTGTAAATCAGTTTTTAAAAGAAAAACCGGTTTTTGAAAGCTTTATCATAATTAAACGAAAGTCTAAATATTACGTGCAGTTAACATTTGATTAAAATTACAGGTGGAAAATACAGGGGAAGAAATCTAAAGTTTACGCTGAATAAAGAACTACGACCAACAACATCTTTTTTCAGACAATGGATTTTCAATGTCCTACAAAATCATTTAAATTATGATGATTTGATAATACTGGATCTATTTTCTGGCAGCGGTGTCGTTGGTATTGAGTTCTTAAGTAGAGGTGCATCAAAAGTTACTTTTATTGATCAAGACAGAAATACAAATCTTATGCTATCCCAGTTCTTGAAAGAAATAGGAGAAACATCTTCAAAAGTACTAACTGGTGATGTTCTAAAGTTTATTGAAACCAATGATTTGAATGATTTTAATATCATTTTTTTCGATCCTCCATATAAAACTGATTTCCTTTACCAAGTTCTTGAAATTTTAAACAAAAAAAATTTAAAATCAGGAATGCTTCTTATTTTTGAGACATCAGCCAAATCAGAAATAGATTTTACCGGGTTTAAGGTCCTTAAAGAAAAATCAAGTGGTACTACAAAGATGGTTATTTTGGAGAAGTTGTAATGATTGACTTTAAAAATATCATAGATAATACCAGTTTTAAAACTTTTCTACCAAAGCAACTTACAAAAGTTTTGAGTATCAAAGCATTACACAGTAAAAATTACGACTTCATTTTTAATCTAACAA
This Candidatus Delongbacteria bacterium DNA region includes the following protein-coding sequences:
- the rsmD gene encoding 16S rRNA (guanine(966)-N(2))-methyltransferase RsmD; its protein translation is MIKITGGKYRGRNLKFTLNKELRPTTSFFRQWIFNVLQNHLNYDDLIILDLFSGSGVVGIEFLSRGASKVTFIDQDRNTNLMLSQFLKEIGETSSKVLTGDVLKFIETNDLNDFNIIFFDPPYKTDFLYQVLEILNKKNLKSGMLLIFETSAKSEIDFTGFKVLKEKSSGTTKMVILEKL